Proteins from one Stenotrophomonas aracearum genomic window:
- a CDS encoding 30S ribosomal protein THX encodes MGKGDRKTAKGKRYNASYGNSRSHVVSKVAVGAAAPVAKKTVAKAPAKKAVAKKAVAKAG; translated from the coding sequence ATGGGTAAGGGTGACCGCAAGACCGCCAAGGGCAAGCGCTACAACGCCAGCTACGGCAATTCGCGCTCGCATGTGGTGAGCAAGGTGGCCGTGGGCGCAGCTGCGCCGGTCGCCAAGAAGACCGTGGCCAAGGCCCCGGCGAAGAAGGCCGTGGCCAAGAAGGCTGTTGCCAAGGCTGGCTGA
- a CDS encoding TonB-dependent receptor, protein MRSSRSLTPHALSLALAVALVPSLATAADDAGERDHHLTELSAVKVTATPLQGDAESLARPVDVLAGERLDEQKAGTLGDTVAKLPGVQSTFFGPGVGRPIIRGQEGPRVAVLSNGMGNMDASTVSADHATSIEPFLADQIEVLKGPATLLFGSGAIGGAVNVVDGRIARDLPDRPLSGRAELRGNSVNDERSGMFRLDGVNGNWVLHVDGLVRNGDDYRIPGYAVIDGLEDHSGHDHEEGDTDEPRRGTLDNSSIRTRAGGVGATWLGEGGFFGASASTYRTNYGIPNGAHVHADDDHDHDHDHGDEEEEGDEHDVRIDMVQNRFEAKGGIYNPVSFLKNINLRTAYTDYEHVELKAGTPSTRFTNRGIEGRLEAVQQQIGGWDGAFGLQFGNSDFGAKGEEAFVPDTGTRNLGVFVLQEKQFGPFKLELGGRHDQVKLDPTGDYRARTFDATNLSAAGIWKLNDAVDLRFGVDGSERAPTNEELYAAGAHIATRSLEIGDANLKTERGQRVELGIHTHSDRLDFSASIYQTKFKDFIYLADTGVVESLPVRLWTQQDATFKGAEAEALVHLFEGNSGDWDLRVFGDYVKAELDGSGSRTVDIAVPHGDHDHNYTVDLANSGYLPRIAPARVGADLRWSRDGWRASVGAVRYSSQKDTAQNEEPSAGYTLVDAHFAYRWDRSDSNSYEVFLDGNNLTNREARAHTSLLRDYSPLPGRGVAFGIRAYF, encoded by the coding sequence ATGCGTTCTTCCCGCTCCCTCACGCCGCACGCCCTCTCCCTGGCCCTCGCCGTGGCCCTGGTTCCCTCCCTGGCCACGGCCGCCGACGATGCCGGCGAACGTGACCACCACCTGACCGAGCTGTCTGCGGTCAAGGTCACCGCTACCCCGCTGCAGGGCGATGCCGAATCGCTGGCACGTCCGGTCGACGTGCTCGCCGGCGAACGCCTGGATGAACAGAAGGCCGGCACCCTCGGCGACACCGTGGCCAAGCTGCCCGGCGTACAGAGCACCTTCTTCGGCCCCGGCGTCGGCCGCCCGATCATCCGCGGCCAGGAAGGCCCGCGCGTGGCCGTTCTCTCCAACGGCATGGGCAACATGGATGCCTCCACCGTCAGCGCCGACCATGCCACCAGCATCGAACCGTTCCTGGCCGACCAGATCGAAGTGCTCAAGGGCCCGGCCACCCTGCTGTTCGGCAGCGGCGCCATCGGTGGTGCAGTGAACGTGGTGGACGGCCGCATCGCCCGCGACCTGCCCGACCGACCGCTCAGCGGCCGCGCTGAACTGCGTGGCAACTCGGTCAACGACGAGCGCAGCGGCATGTTCCGGCTCGACGGCGTCAACGGCAACTGGGTGCTGCATGTCGACGGCCTGGTGCGCAACGGCGACGATTACCGCATTCCCGGTTACGCCGTGATCGACGGCCTGGAAGACCACAGCGGCCACGACCACGAAGAAGGCGACACCGACGAACCGCGTCGCGGCACCCTGGACAACAGCTCGATCCGCACCCGCGCCGGCGGCGTTGGCGCGACCTGGCTCGGCGAAGGCGGCTTCTTCGGTGCCTCGGCCAGCACCTACCGCACCAATTACGGCATTCCCAACGGCGCCCACGTGCACGCCGACGACGACCATGACCACGATCACGACCATGGCGACGAAGAGGAAGAAGGCGACGAGCACGACGTGCGCATCGACATGGTGCAGAACCGCTTCGAAGCCAAGGGCGGCATCTACAACCCGGTCTCGTTCCTGAAGAACATCAACCTGCGCACCGCCTACACCGATTACGAACACGTCGAACTCAAAGCCGGCACGCCCTCCACCCGCTTCACCAACCGCGGCATCGAAGGCCGTCTGGAAGCGGTGCAGCAGCAGATCGGCGGCTGGGACGGCGCGTTCGGCCTGCAGTTCGGCAACAGCGACTTCGGCGCCAAGGGGGAAGAAGCGTTCGTGCCCGACACCGGCACCCGCAACCTTGGCGTGTTCGTGCTGCAGGAAAAGCAGTTCGGTCCGTTCAAGCTGGAACTCGGCGGCCGCCACGACCAGGTCAAGCTGGACCCCACCGGCGACTACCGCGCGCGCACCTTCGACGCCACCAACCTGTCGGCAGCGGGTATCTGGAAGCTCAACGATGCGGTCGACCTGCGCTTTGGCGTGGACGGCTCCGAGCGTGCCCCCACCAACGAAGAGCTGTACGCCGCCGGTGCGCACATCGCCACCCGCTCGCTGGAAATCGGCGACGCCAACCTGAAGACCGAGCGCGGCCAGCGCGTGGAGCTGGGCATCCACACCCACAGCGACCGCCTGGACTTCTCTGCGTCGATCTACCAGACCAAGTTCAAGGACTTCATCTACCTGGCCGATACCGGCGTGGTTGAAAGCCTGCCCGTGCGCCTGTGGACGCAGCAGGACGCCACCTTCAAGGGCGCCGAGGCCGAAGCGCTGGTGCACCTGTTCGAAGGCAACAGCGGCGACTGGGACCTGCGCGTGTTCGGCGACTACGTGAAGGCCGAACTGGATGGCAGCGGCAGCCGCACGGTCGACATCGCCGTGCCGCATGGCGACCACGACCACAACTACACCGTGGACCTGGCCAACAGCGGCTACCTGCCGCGCATCGCCCCGGCCCGCGTCGGTGCCGACCTGCGCTGGTCGCGTGACGGCTGGCGCGCCTCGGTGGGCGCGGTGCGTTACAGCAGCCAGAAGGACACCGCCCAGAACGAAGAACCGAGCGCCGGCTACACCCTGGTCGACGCGCACTTCGCCTACCGCTGGGACCGCAGCGACAGCAACAGCTACGAGGTGTTCCTGGACGGCAACAACCTGACCAACCGCGAGGCCCGTGCCCACACCTCGCTGCTGCGCGACTACTCGCCGCTGCCGGGCCGTGGTGTCGCCTTTGGCATCCGCGCGTACTTCTGA
- a CDS encoding ectonucleotide pyrophosphatase/phosphodiesterase has product MISVRLSLALAAALALTSCASAPPTPPAAAAGAGTPVAAHAPKLLLVSIDGLRADMLDKGITPNLSRIAQDGVRARWMTPSYPSLTFPNHYTLVTGLRPNHHGIIHNSMQEDGLGRFQVNLPAAVTDSRWWGGEPIWVGAEKAGVRSATWSWPGSEAAIQGVRPSQWRVYNADVPLDDRVDQVLGWLSQTDKDAPRLVTLYMEQVDKAGHHYGPDSQEYAAAIVAVDAAIGRLLDGLAARRLDTDTNVIVLSDHGMAQVPDGQTIAVEDMVDPTIATNISTGQSIGFAPMPGKQAAAEKILLGKHATYDCWTRQTLPARWEYGSNPRIPPIICQMHEGWNALKRERLAKREPGDRGSHGYDNALPSMRAVFIAHGPSFKQGVTLPAFDNVDVYPLTTRLLGIPAAPNDGNPETLLPALR; this is encoded by the coding sequence ATGATTTCCGTCCGCCTTTCGCTGGCGCTTGCCGCCGCCCTCGCGTTGACCAGCTGTGCCAGCGCCCCGCCCACCCCGCCGGCCGCGGCTGCCGGTGCAGGCACCCCGGTCGCCGCGCACGCGCCGAAACTGCTGCTGGTGTCGATCGACGGCCTGCGCGCGGACATGCTGGACAAGGGCATCACGCCCAACCTGTCGCGGATCGCGCAGGACGGCGTCCGCGCACGGTGGATGACCCCGTCCTACCCGTCGCTGACCTTCCCGAACCACTACACCCTGGTGACCGGGCTGCGCCCGAACCACCACGGCATCATCCACAACAGCATGCAGGAAGACGGCCTGGGCCGGTTCCAGGTGAACCTGCCCGCAGCCGTGACCGATTCGCGCTGGTGGGGCGGCGAACCGATCTGGGTAGGCGCGGAGAAGGCCGGGGTGCGCAGCGCGACGTGGTCGTGGCCGGGCAGCGAGGCTGCGATCCAGGGCGTGCGCCCCAGCCAGTGGCGGGTGTACAACGCCGACGTGCCACTGGACGATCGGGTCGACCAGGTGCTGGGCTGGCTGTCGCAGACCGACAAGGACGCGCCGCGCCTGGTCACGCTGTACATGGAACAGGTGGACAAGGCCGGGCATCACTACGGCCCGGATTCGCAGGAATATGCGGCCGCGATCGTGGCGGTGGACGCGGCGATCGGCCGCCTGCTGGACGGCCTTGCTGCGCGTCGACTGGACACCGACACGAACGTGATCGTGCTGTCCGACCACGGCATGGCGCAGGTGCCCGATGGCCAGACCATCGCGGTGGAAGACATGGTGGATCCGACGATCGCCACGAACATTTCCACGGGCCAGTCGATAGGTTTTGCGCCAATGCCGGGAAAGCAGGCCGCGGCCGAAAAGATTCTGCTGGGCAAGCACGCCACCTACGACTGCTGGACGCGGCAGACGCTGCCGGCACGCTGGGAATACGGCTCCAATCCACGCATCCCGCCGATCATCTGCCAGATGCACGAAGGCTGGAACGCGCTGAAGCGCGAACGTCTGGCCAAGCGCGAACCGGGCGACCGCGGCTCGCACGGCTACGACAACGCCCTGCCCTCGATGCGCGCGGTGTTCATCGCGCACGGCCCTTCGTTCAAGCAGGGCGTAACGCTTCCTGCATTCGACAACGTCGACGTCTATCCACTGACGACGCGCCTGCTGGGTATTCCTGCCGCGCCGAACGACGGCAACCCGGAAACGTTGCTGCCGGCACTGCGGTAA
- a CDS encoding methylated-DNA--[protein]-cysteine S-methyltransferase, producing the protein MNLLYDTFDSPIGALTVAGDSQGIHHILFENNRYDAKGRAQWQRDANAMREARTQLLQYLRGERSGFALPLAPHGTAFQLRVWKALADIPFGETWSYVQLARHIGHPTASRAVGAANGRNPLPIVLPCHRVIGSSGALTGFGGGLETKAALLELESRTQPLFA; encoded by the coding sequence ATGAACCTGCTCTACGACACCTTCGACAGTCCGATCGGCGCGCTCACCGTGGCCGGCGACAGCCAGGGCATCCACCACATCCTGTTCGAGAACAACCGCTACGACGCCAAGGGCCGCGCGCAATGGCAGCGCGATGCGAACGCGATGCGCGAGGCGCGCACGCAACTGCTGCAGTACCTGCGCGGCGAGCGCAGCGGCTTCGCGCTGCCGCTGGCGCCGCATGGTACGGCGTTCCAGCTGCGGGTATGGAAGGCGCTGGCCGACATTCCATTCGGTGAGACGTGGAGTTACGTGCAGCTGGCGCGCCATATCGGCCACCCCACCGCCAGCCGCGCGGTTGGCGCCGCCAACGGGCGCAATCCTTTGCCGATCGTGCTGCCTTGCCACCGCGTGATCGGCAGCAGCGGTGCACTCACCGGGTTCGGCGGCGGGCTGGAAACCAAGGCGGCGCTGCTGGAACTGGAGTCGCGCACGCAGCCGCTGTTCGCCTGA
- a CDS encoding MerC domain-containing protein, with protein sequence MPLLSRLRHLLDRFGSTASLLCAVHCAVLPVLLAAAPSLGLSVWLGDEVELALVSFVSLLGLFSLVWGYRRHGALRALGFLIPGLTALWAGLLYGPLHHAPVPHAVVMTLGGVLVGVAHLVNLRLNHGHVHDASCAH encoded by the coding sequence ATGCCCCTGCTCTCGCGCCTCCGCCATCTGCTGGATCGTTTCGGTTCCACCGCCTCGCTGCTGTGTGCGGTGCACTGTGCGGTGCTGCCCGTACTTCTCGCCGCGGCGCCGTCGCTGGGGCTGTCGGTGTGGCTGGGTGATGAGGTGGAGCTGGCGCTGGTCAGCTTCGTGTCCCTGCTGGGTCTGTTCAGCCTGGTGTGGGGCTACCGCCGCCACGGGGCGCTGCGCGCGCTGGGCTTCCTGATCCCGGGCCTGACCGCGCTGTGGGCGGGCCTGCTGTACGGCCCGCTGCATCATGCGCCGGTGCCGCACGCGGTGGTGATGACGCTGGGCGGGGTGCTGGTGGGCGTGGCCCATCTGGTCAACCTGCGCTTGAACCACGGGCACGTCCACGACGCGAGCTGTGCGCACTGA
- a CDS encoding AlkA N-terminal domain-containing protein, whose translation MNAALPLDYAACESARLARDARFDGVFFTAVRSTGIYCRPVCPAPAPKPANVDYYPTAAAAAAAGFRPCLRCRPELAPEAQDALSNETLQRALALIHDGYLQDAAVGDLAARLGLSARQLQRLFVARLGAAPAQIHATRRLLLAKQLLTETALPVTDVAMAAGYNSLRRFNAAFVEGCGMPPTAIRRQRGTLADGALTLRLGYRPPLDFSAMLGFLRRRCIPGIEQIDDNSYQRVIGPVERPSVIRVTADPRRPELLLQLGQVDPRAIPGIVRRVRRIFDLDADLRIVHATLAQDPLLARGIAQRPGLRVPGGWDGFEVAVRAVLGQQVSVAAAITLARRVVDRFGTPLEGMPEGLDRQFPSPAQLAEAPLEGIGLPRTRAATVRAVATAVAEGRLDFHAGQRLDSFIERCVALPGIGPWTAHYIALRALALPDAFPAGDLVLQQVLGGDTRLSERATEARSQAWRPWRAYAVLHLWHLATSASE comes from the coding sequence ATGAACGCCGCCCTGCCCCTGGACTACGCCGCCTGCGAAAGCGCTCGCCTGGCCCGCGATGCGCGCTTCGACGGGGTATTCTTCACCGCCGTGCGCAGCACCGGGATCTACTGCCGCCCGGTCTGCCCGGCACCGGCGCCGAAACCGGCCAACGTGGATTACTACCCCACCGCCGCCGCAGCCGCCGCGGCCGGCTTCCGGCCCTGCCTGCGCTGCCGCCCGGAGCTGGCCCCGGAAGCGCAGGACGCGCTGAGCAACGAAACCCTGCAGCGCGCGCTCGCCCTGATCCACGACGGCTACCTGCAGGACGCCGCGGTCGGCGACCTGGCCGCTCGGCTGGGCCTGAGCGCGCGACAGCTGCAGCGCCTGTTCGTGGCCCGGCTCGGCGCCGCTCCGGCGCAGATCCATGCCACCCGGCGGCTGCTGCTGGCCAAGCAGCTGCTGACCGAAACCGCGCTGCCGGTCACCGACGTGGCCATGGCCGCCGGCTACAACAGCCTGCGCCGCTTCAACGCCGCGTTCGTGGAAGGCTGCGGCATGCCGCCCACCGCGATCCGCCGCCAGCGCGGCACGCTCGCCGACGGCGCGCTTACGCTGCGCCTGGGCTACCGGCCACCGCTGGATTTCAGTGCGATGCTCGGGTTCCTGCGCCGGCGCTGCATTCCGGGCATCGAGCAGATCGATGACAACAGCTACCAGCGCGTGATCGGGCCAGTCGAGCGCCCCTCGGTGATCCGCGTGACCGCCGATCCGCGCCGGCCCGAACTCCTGCTGCAGCTGGGCCAGGTCGACCCGCGCGCGATTCCGGGCATCGTGCGCCGGGTGCGGCGCATCTTCGACCTCGATGCCGATCTGCGCATCGTGCACGCCACCCTGGCGCAGGACCCGCTGCTGGCGCGCGGCATCGCGCAGCGCCCGGGACTGCGCGTGCCGGGGGGCTGGGACGGGTTTGAAGTGGCGGTGCGCGCGGTGCTCGGCCAGCAGGTCAGCGTCGCCGCGGCGATCACCCTGGCGCGTCGGGTGGTCGACCGCTTCGGCACCCCGCTGGAGGGAATGCCCGAGGGCCTGGACCGGCAGTTCCCGAGCCCGGCGCAGCTGGCCGAGGCGCCGCTGGAAGGCATCGGCCTGCCGCGCACGCGTGCGGCCACGGTGCGCGCGGTGGCCACGGCGGTCGCCGAAGGCCGCCTGGATTTCCATGCCGGCCAGCGCCTGGACAGTTTCATCGAACGCTGCGTGGCGCTGCCCGGGATCGGGCCGTGGACCGCGCACTACATCGCGCTGCGCGCGCTTGCGCTGCCCGATGCCTTCCCCGCCGGCGACCTGGTGCTGCAGCAGGTGCTCGGCGGCGACACCCGCCTGAGCGAACGCGCCACCGAGGCCCGTTCGCAGGCCTGGCGACCCTGGCGTGCCTACGCCGTACTGCACCTGTGGCATCTGGCCACGTCCGCTTCGGAGTAA